The proteins below come from a single Microtus ochrogaster isolate Prairie Vole_2 chromosome 8, MicOch1.0, whole genome shotgun sequence genomic window:
- the Nupr1 gene encoding nuclear protein 1, translated as MTATLPPTTSPSRPPLDPEDEDDILDECDHYSLTHSYVAGGARKGRTKREAAAHTNRPSPGGHERKLLTKFQNSERKKAWR; from the exons ATGACAGCCACCTTGCCACCGACAACCAGCCCTTCCCGGCCACCCCTAGACCCAGAGGACGAAGATGACATCCTGGACGAGTGCGACCATTACAGCCTGACTCACTCTTACGTTG CTGGGGGAGCTCGGAAAGGTCGTACCAAGAGAGAAGCTGCTGCCCACACCAACCGCCCGAGCCCTGGTGGACACGAGAGGAAGCTGCTGACCAAGTTCCagaattctgaaaggaaaaaggcCTGGCgctga